The bacterium genome includes the window CCTGCCGCCCGTTTCTGTGGATAGTCCCAAAATGATGCGCGCAGTCTCCAATCTTCTGAGTAACGCGTTCAAATTCACGCCAGCCGGTGGCAAAGTGATTCTACGCGTGACCACCGGCAAAGGATCCGGCGTAAATTCAGACAGCACCTACGTGGATGTCTGTGTCGTAGATACAGGCCAGGGTATTCCTACCGAGCACCTTTCCTACATATTCGACCCTTACTGGCAAACGCCGCTAAAGGGTGTCGGCACTGGTCTCGGCCTCGCGGTTGTAAAACGAATTGTTTCTGCGCACGGCGGCCTTGTATTTGTTCGAAGCAAGCTGGGCGTCGGAAGCGAATTTCACATCGCGCTCCCTGCAATGATTTAATTTTAGAACAGAAGGTTGCGAAGAGCGCTAAGATTAAATATTCTTTGCGATCTTTGCGTTCTTCTGTTAAAAAAATGAAAATTAGCTTTTATGGTGCAGCACAGACCGTTACCGGTTCCCGCTTTCTAATTGAAACCCCGGAAAAGAAAGTTCTCGTTGATTGCGGCTTGTTTCAGGGACCGCGCATCTGGAAAGAGCGGAACTGGGCAAAGCTTCCCTTTGAGCCGGCTGGTCTCGATTGCGTGGTGCTCACGCATGCGCATATTGATCATGCAGGTTTCTTGCCCCGCTTTGCAAAACTTGGCTTTCGCGGTCCGGTAATTTGCACACCCGCGACAGCGGACCTGCTCTCGCTGCTTCTGCCGGATTCCGGACACATCCAGGAAGAAGACGCCGCTTTCGCAAACAAAAAGAAATATACAAGGCACGATCCTGCCCTTCCTTTATATACAGAAGAGGACGCAAAAAAAGTTTTGGAGCAGCTTCAGCAGCTCGAATATTACAAACCGGTTCAGTTGTCCAGCAATCTCTCGTTCAGTTTTCTCCGCGCCGGACACATCCTGGGTTCTGCCATGATTGAATTCCGGTATCGCGACAAGACAATCCTCTTTACCGGCGACCTTGGCAGACCTTCCCAATTCCTCATTAAACGGCCGGATGAAGTTCGTTCCGCTGATTATCTTGTGATGGAATCCACGTACGGAAACCGTTTGCATCAAAGGGTCGATGTTAAGAAAAAGCTGACTGAGCTGATCAAACGAACTTTTGCTAATGGGGGAAGCGTTCTGGTACCTGCGTTCGCCATCGGCAGAACGCAAGAACTGCTGTTCCTGCTCCGCAATCTGGTAGAGAATGGCCAGATTCCGAAACTTCCTATTTTTGTGGACAGCCCTATGGCAATCGATGCGATGTCCATTTACAACCATCATCGTTCCGATTCTTCTAAAGAATTAGAACATTTGCAATTGAGAGACGATACCCCATTCCAATGGGATGGAGTTCGTCCGTTGAGGACAGTTCAGGATTCTATGAGTCTGAACACACGAACCCAGCCTTGCATCATCATTTCAGCAAGCGGGATGGCAAGCGCCGGGAGAATCCTGCATCATTTAAAACGCAGAATCAGCGAGCATTTCAACACTGTATTATTCATTGGATTTCAAGCGGAAGGGACAAAAGGGAGACTCCTTGTGGACGGAATCAAGGAGATTAAGGTGCACGGCAAACAATACCCTGTCGAAGCGAAGATCGAATATTTGGACGCGCTATCGTGCCATGCGGATTACGAAGAGATTTTGCAGTGGCTCCAGAACTTTCAGCGTCCGCCGGAAAAAGTCTTTCTTGTTCACGGAGAGACTTCCGCAAGCCAAAGTCTGTCGCAGAAAATTGCAGAAAGTTACGGCTGGAACGTTCATGTGCCTGTATATATGGAATCGGTTGACTTGTAGTGGCAGAGCATTTTCCACACTGCTTGTGTTCGTATCTTAACTACCTTAACTCTGCCGCTTCCCCGAAATTTGTATCTACGTGAAAATGCTCTGCTAGCATTGCAGAAGAAGCAGAGCATTTGCCCGTCGACAATTTGTTCGTGCTGGTTCAGACTTCTTCGAAGTAGCAAATCTGTTCACTACAAACGGCAAATGCACTGCCACTACGAGCTATAATAAGGCGCTATGACTGATGAATTCACTCCGGAAGAAATAGAAATCCTTTCCCGATACGTCACCAACGCAACCGGTGATACTTTTTGCGTAAACATTCCAGGTCTCGCGGGACCGATCTATGCGCGGTACAGCCGCGCAATCACGGGCCTTCGTCGCACGTTGCTCAAAGAGTTCTTGAAGGATGGAGAGCTAAATGTCACTCGAACCCAGGAGCTGATTGAACGGATCCTCAACGAATACGGAGATGACAGTGTCGGTGAGCTTGAAGGCGCTCATTTGGCCCTGGAACAGATCTCCAATCTTGTGACGAAGATTGTAGAGGACTGCCGCATCGGAGGTTCACCGATCGAACAATCCACGCGGTATGTTTTCTACTACCAGAAGGATAGTGAAGGAAAATACAAGTACTACCGCGGCGAAGAGATTTTCAATAGCCCTATTGGCTCTGAATATGTCCGCGCGATGGACTTCATCTTTGATACGTACGCGGCGGCCGTGGAGCCACTGACCGAATATTTCCGCCGGCTTAAAACTCTGGACGAAGCCGAATATAACATTCGAGGCAAGGGGATTCCGGAAAAATACGCCGCAATGGATTCAGAGGTCTATCAGAAACAGTTTCGAATGACGTACAACGCGGACCTCAAAACGAAAGCCTGTGATGTTCTCCGGGGTCTATTGCCGGCCGCAACGCTCACAAATGTCGGACTCTATGGGAACGGGCGCTTTTATCAAAGTTTGCTTACGCGTCTTTACAGTCACAATCTACCCGAATGCAACAGGCGCGGGTCGGAAGCACATGGCGAGTTGAACAAGATCATCCCGAAATTCGTGAAACGCGCGAAGCGTGATGAGTACGTAGTCGCGCGAGAACATCAGATGAGAAAAGTGACCGAAGAATTATTGCGTGGGGTTCCGCCGAAAGATGAACAGGATTGCTTTCTTTTGCCCATGGCACGTGATCCGGAAACTTTATTCGAACACACGCTCGCTGCCTCTCTCTATCCTTACTGCAAGCATCCTTTACAACAGTTACTCGCCATCGTACGACAAATGTCGTACGATCAGAAAGAAGAGCTCTTGCGAACTTTCACGGGGAACCGGGTGCACAGAAGAAATCGTCCGGGACGCGCTCTGGAAATGGGTTATCCGCTGACGTTCGATATTCAAGCCGACTTTGGCGCCTACAGGGACTTGCAACGGCACCGGATGCTGACCCAGGAACGGCAATTGTTGCAATGCGGTCTGGGATTCGAAATTGAAGAAGAACTCAGGACCATTGGAATGCACGAAAAAGCCGAAGAATGCTTTCAACGATCCGCCGCACTTTACGATCTCATGAACCGCGAGTTGGGTCCCGTGA containing:
- a CDS encoding FAD-dependent thymidylate synthase; amino-acid sequence: MTDEFTPEEIEILSRYVTNATGDTFCVNIPGLAGPIYARYSRAITGLRRTLLKEFLKDGELNVTRTQELIERILNEYGDDSVGELEGAHLALEQISNLVTKIVEDCRIGGSPIEQSTRYVFYYQKDSEGKYKYYRGEEIFNSPIGSEYVRAMDFIFDTYAAAVEPLTEYFRRLKTLDEAEYNIRGKGIPEKYAAMDSEVYQKQFRMTYNADLKTKACDVLRGLLPAATLTNVGLYGNGRFYQSLLTRLYSHNLPECNRRGSEAHGELNKIIPKFVKRAKRDEYVVAREHQMRKVTEELLRGVPPKDEQDCFLLPMARDPETLFEHTLAASLYPYCKHPLQQLLAIVRQMSYDQKEELLRTFTGNRVHRRNRPGRALEMGYPLTFDIQADFGAYRDLQRHRMLTQERQLLQCGLGFEIEEELRTIGMHEKAEECFQRSAALYDLMNRELGPVMAQYAVLFGYKIRWMMGMNFREAMHMIELRTTPQGHPSYRHVCQKMMKEIQLMHPQLAETIRFADFNEYYWARGESEARQRRKDREIDDRYKK
- a CDS encoding MBL fold metallo-hydrolase — translated: MKISFYGAAQTVTGSRFLIETPEKKVLVDCGLFQGPRIWKERNWAKLPFEPAGLDCVVLTHAHIDHAGFLPRFAKLGFRGPVICTPATADLLSLLLPDSGHIQEEDAAFANKKKYTRHDPALPLYTEEDAKKVLEQLQQLEYYKPVQLSSNLSFSFLRAGHILGSAMIEFRYRDKTILFTGDLGRPSQFLIKRPDEVRSADYLVMESTYGNRLHQRVDVKKKLTELIKRTFANGGSVLVPAFAIGRTQELLFLLRNLVENGQIPKLPIFVDSPMAIDAMSIYNHHRSDSSKELEHLQLRDDTPFQWDGVRPLRTVQDSMSLNTRTQPCIIISASGMASAGRILHHLKRRISEHFNTVLFIGFQAEGTKGRLLVDGIKEIKVHGKQYPVEAKIEYLDALSCHADYEEILQWLQNFQRPPEKVFLVHGETSASQSLSQKIAESYGWNVHVPVYMESVDL